From Flavobacterium sp. J372, one genomic window encodes:
- a CDS encoding DUF4369 domain-containing protein, whose amino-acid sequence MKKYILFFAVAGMIVSCNKLAENEFEITGKIDKSLDGKNVILEKQGGMMGFVPVDTAKVENGKFTFKGTVTDPSTRFKC is encoded by the coding sequence ATGAAAAAGTACATTTTATTTTTTGCTGTAGCAGGCATGATAGTATCATGTAACAAGCTGGCAGAAAATGAGTTTGAAATTACAGGGAAAATTGACAAGTCACTTGACGGTAAAAATGTAATTCTGGAAAAACAAGGCGGAATGATGGGCTTTGTACCTGTTGATACCGCAAAGGTTGAAAATGGTAAATTTACTTTTAAAGGTACAGTAACCGACCCCTCTACACGTTTTAAATGTTGA
- a CDS encoding rhodanese-like domain-containing protein: MKIEQIYTGCIAQAAYYLESNGEAAIFDPLREVQPYIDKAAKDGAEIKYIFETHFHADFVSGHLDLSQKTGAQIVYGPTAKPGFSAHIATDGEEFKVGKYTVRAIHTPGHTMESTCYLLIDENNNIHGIITGDTLFIGDVGRPDLAQGLTLELTQEVLAGHLYDSLRNKIMPLPDDITVYPSHGAGSACGKNMSKETTDTLGNQKKVNYALRADMTKEEFTKELLDGLGAPPAYFPQNVMLNINGYQSLDKIIERGSRALSPEEFKQKAGDTEAIILDVRHEDDFCEAHIPGSIFIGLNGNFAPWVGALIMDVNQPLLLVTPEGKEQEAITRLARVGFDNTLGYLKGGISAWKNAGFETDSLASISPEEFESAIANEEHTIIDSRKPGEFSGGHILEAVNIPLDNVNERLNEIPDRHFYIHCAGGYRSVIMASILKGRGIHNMTNVQKGFAGIKNTNIPTTLNSAACS; encoded by the coding sequence ATGAAAATAGAACAAATATATACCGGATGTATAGCACAGGCCGCTTATTACCTTGAAAGCAATGGCGAGGCCGCAATCTTTGATCCTTTACGTGAGGTTCAGCCTTATATTGACAAAGCTGCCAAAGACGGTGCAGAAATTAAATATATTTTTGAAACTCATTTTCATGCCGATTTTGTCTCGGGACATTTAGACCTTTCACAAAAAACGGGTGCGCAAATTGTTTACGGCCCAACGGCAAAGCCGGGTTTCAGCGCGCATATTGCCACAGACGGCGAAGAATTCAAAGTCGGGAAGTATACTGTAAGGGCTATCCACACCCCGGGGCACACAATGGAAAGCACCTGTTACCTGCTGATTGATGAAAATAATAATATACACGGAATTATAACCGGCGATACATTGTTTATAGGCGATGTAGGAAGGCCTGACCTCGCGCAGGGACTTACCCTAGAACTGACACAGGAAGTGCTTGCAGGCCATTTATATGATTCGCTGCGTAATAAAATAATGCCGTTGCCGGATGATATTACAGTATATCCAAGCCACGGCGCAGGCAGTGCTTGCGGCAAAAACATGAGCAAAGAAACGACTGATACATTGGGTAACCAGAAAAAAGTGAATTATGCCCTGCGTGCAGACATGACTAAAGAAGAATTCACCAAAGAACTTCTTGACGGCCTCGGCGCTCCCCCGGCCTATTTTCCTCAAAACGTGATGCTGAACATAAACGGTTACCAAAGCCTTGATAAAATTATTGAGCGCGGCAGCAGGGCACTTTCTCCTGAGGAATTTAAACAAAAAGCAGGTGACACAGAAGCTATAATTCTTGATGTTCGCCATGAAGATGATTTTTGTGAAGCACACATACCTGGTTCAATATTTATAGGCCTGAACGGAAATTTTGCCCCATGGGTTGGTGCACTTATCATGGATGTTAACCAGCCATTACTGCTTGTAACCCCTGAAGGTAAAGAACAGGAGGCCATAACCCGCCTGGCCCGCGTTGGGTTTGATAATACATTGGGGTATCTTAAAGGTGGAATTTCAGCCTGGAAAAATGCAGGTTTTGAGACTGACAGCCTTGCAAGCATATCGCCGGAAGAATTTGAATCAGCCATAGCCAATGAGGAGCATACAATAATTGATTCACGCAAGCCCGGGGAGTTTTCCGGCGGGCATATACTTGAAGCTGTGAATATTCCGCTTGATAATGTAAATGAAAGATTAAATGAAATACCTGACAGGCATTTCTATATTCATTGTGCAGGCGGCTATAGAAGTGTGATTATGGCCAGCATACTTAAGGGCCGCGGAATACATAACATGACTAACGTACAAAAAGGTTTTGCGGGTATTAAAAACACCAATATACCAACAACGCTTAACAGTGCTGCCTGCAGCTAA
- a CDS encoding sulfite exporter TauE/SafE family protein: protein MEAVLGYIGAFIIGLILGLMGGGGSILTVPLLVYALGVSPVIATAYSLFIVGTTSAFGAAQNYYKDNLAVKTGLMIALPSFIAVYLTRRYIVPALPEILTYVGSEPVYRDPFIMVLFALIMTGAAISLIFKKSDESASVKKLSYIYVLPLVILIGAIMGLVGSGGGFMFIPMLVFFGGLPMKKAVGTSLLIIALNSLTGFIGDLQNISINWSFLLSFSVVSVFGIFAGSYLHRYINENQLKRGFGWFILLMAAFILAKEFIGF from the coding sequence TTGGAAGCAGTTTTAGGCTATATAGGCGCATTTATAATCGGACTAATTCTCGGGCTCATGGGCGGCGGCGGCTCTATACTTACCGTGCCCCTGCTTGTTTACGCATTGGGTGTATCACCTGTTATTGCAACCGCCTACTCACTATTTATTGTAGGAACAACATCTGCTTTTGGCGCTGCGCAGAATTATTATAAAGACAATTTAGCTGTAAAAACAGGCCTGATGATTGCTTTGCCATCATTTATTGCAGTATATCTTACACGAAGATACATTGTTCCTGCCCTTCCCGAAATATTGACCTATGTTGGCAGTGAACCTGTGTACCGCGACCCGTTTATCATGGTGCTTTTTGCCCTGATAATGACAGGTGCTGCAATATCACTTATTTTTAAGAAAAGTGATGAATCTGCATCTGTAAAAAAATTAAGCTACATTTATGTATTGCCTTTAGTCATACTTATTGGTGCAATAATGGGGCTCGTAGGCTCCGGCGGAGGCTTTATGTTTATACCCATGCTTGTTTTCTTTGGTGGATTGCCTATGAAAAAAGCTGTCGGCACCTCGTTGTTGATAATAGCTCTAAATTCACTTACAGGCTTTATTGGCGATTTGCAGAACATTAGTATCAACTGGTCTTTTCTCCTGTCCTTTTCTGTGGTCTCAGTTTTTGGTATATTTGCAGGAAGCTACCTGCACAGGTACATCAATGAAAACCAGCTCAAGCGTGGTTTTGGTTGGTTTATACTGCTAATGGCAGCCTTTATACTGGCAAAAGAATTTATAGGGTTTTAA
- a CDS encoding outer membrane beta-barrel protein, giving the protein MRTPVTTTTPINLAKEYRFGLEFNINYNPFRWWRINSNFNFFRNQTDGDYTFTYINENNEIVNDYQNFDFTAYAWTTRINSKINLPWKIDWQLNGNYEGTQKTAQGSRRGVASANTALSKDFLKDKATIALNVQDIFNSRKMKIETYIPYNVQSYGEMQWRERQITLSFTYRFNMTKADRQKEQQQNRQQQDDGGEYMGG; this is encoded by the coding sequence GTGCGCACACCGGTAACTACTACCACCCCGATAAACCTTGCTAAAGAATATCGCTTTGGGCTTGAGTTCAATATAAACTACAACCCGTTCAGGTGGTGGAGGATAAACAGCAACTTCAACTTCTTCCGTAACCAGACCGATGGTGACTATACATTTACTTACATTAATGAGAACAATGAAATAGTTAACGATTACCAAAACTTTGACTTCACGGCATACGCCTGGACTACGCGTATAAACAGTAAAATTAACCTTCCGTGGAAAATAGACTGGCAGTTGAACGGAAATTATGAAGGCACACAAAAAACCGCACAGGGAAGCCGCCGCGGCGTAGCGAGCGCTAATACAGCGCTAAGTAAAGACTTCCTGAAAGATAAGGCTACCATAGCTTTGAACGTGCAGGATATCTTCAACTCCAGGAAAATGAAGATCGAAACCTATATACCATACAATGTACAATCATATGGCGAAATGCAATGGAGAGAGCGCCAGATAACACTTTCATTCACCTACCGCTTTAACATGACAAAAGCCGACAGGCAGAAAGAACAGCAGCAAAACCGCCAGCAGCAGGATGACGGCGGCGAATATATGGGAGGATAA